From a single Micromonospora pallida genomic region:
- a CDS encoding ABC transporter ATP-binding protein — MLRVDDLSAWYGEAQVLRGVSLTIDAGEVVTLVGRNGAGKSTLLRCVMGLHAGRSGTITLDGRDVDRLPAHRRARLGLGWVPDDRGAYATLSVTENLTLPPKVGPDPWPLERVYEAFPALYARRDSAATQLSGGEQQMLALARVLRMGARLLLCDEPTEGLSPLLVGQVGEILRQAKQHGVTVLLVEQNLHFATGVADRHYLLAEGRIVEAMDNSEVRSRERELLSYLGI; from the coding sequence ATGCTGCGCGTTGACGACCTGTCCGCCTGGTACGGCGAGGCGCAGGTGCTGCGCGGGGTGAGCCTCACCATCGACGCGGGCGAGGTGGTCACCCTGGTCGGGCGCAACGGGGCCGGCAAGTCCACCCTGCTGCGCTGTGTGATGGGGCTGCACGCCGGTCGCAGCGGCACGATCACCCTGGACGGCCGGGACGTCGATCGGCTCCCGGCACACCGTCGGGCCCGGCTGGGGCTGGGCTGGGTCCCCGACGACCGGGGCGCGTACGCCACGCTCAGCGTCACCGAGAACCTGACGCTGCCGCCGAAGGTGGGCCCCGACCCCTGGCCGTTGGAGCGGGTGTACGAGGCGTTCCCCGCTCTGTACGCCCGCCGCGACTCGGCCGCCACCCAGCTCTCCGGCGGCGAGCAGCAGATGCTCGCCCTGGCCCGGGTGCTGCGGATGGGCGCCCGGCTGCTGCTCTGCGACGAGCCGACCGAGGGCCTCTCCCCACTGCTGGTGGGGCAGGTCGGCGAGATCCTGCGGCAGGCCAAGCAGCACGGGGTGACCGTGCTGCTGGTCGAGCAGAACCTGCACTTCGCCACCGGCGTCGCCGACCGGCACTACCTGCTGGCCGAGGGACGCATCGTGGAGGCGATGGACAACTCCGAGGTGCGCTCGCGGGAACGCGAGCTGCTGTCGTACCTCGGCATCTGA
- a CDS encoding ABC transporter ATP-binding protein: protein MAGQGLLSARGLTRDFRGFRAVDQVDLDVVEGTVHALVGPNGAGKTTLFNLLTGFLRPSDGRILLDGRDIGGLPPERVARLGVARSFQITSLFPQLSAREHVALALQSPSGLGWRFWRSARLMSRYTARADELLAEVGLADLAETPADALAYGRKRALELAIALALDPRVLLLDEPTAGMGLEDVDRTAELIARVRAGRTVVMVEHNMSVVGRLADTVTVLQAGKVLVEGPYEQVRADERVITAYLGAAHGATDGATDAAR from the coding sequence ATGGCTGGGCAGGGACTGCTGTCGGCGCGGGGGCTGACCCGGGACTTCCGGGGCTTCCGGGCCGTGGACCAGGTCGACCTGGACGTCGTCGAGGGCACCGTGCACGCCCTGGTCGGGCCGAACGGCGCCGGCAAGACCACCCTGTTCAACCTGCTCACCGGCTTCCTGCGGCCCAGTGACGGACGCATCCTGCTGGACGGACGGGACATCGGTGGCCTGCCGCCGGAACGGGTCGCCCGACTCGGTGTCGCCCGGTCCTTCCAGATCACCAGCCTCTTCCCGCAGCTCTCCGCCCGCGAACACGTGGCGCTGGCGTTGCAGAGCCCCAGCGGGCTGGGCTGGCGGTTCTGGCGATCGGCGCGTCTGATGAGCCGCTACACCGCCCGGGCCGACGAGCTGCTCGCCGAGGTCGGGCTCGCCGACCTGGCCGAGACCCCCGCCGACGCCCTCGCGTACGGGCGTAAACGGGCCCTGGAACTGGCCATCGCCCTCGCCCTCGACCCCCGGGTGCTGCTGCTCGACGAGCCGACCGCTGGGATGGGCCTCGAGGACGTCGACCGCACCGCCGAACTGATCGCCCGGGTCCGCGCCGGCCGGACCGTGGTGATGGTCGAACACAACATGAGCGTGGTCGGTCGGCTGGCGGACACCGTCACCGTGCTACAGGCCGGCAAGGTCCTCGTGGAGGGCCCGTACGAGCAGGTCCGTGCCGACGAACGTGTGATCACCGCCTACCTGGGAGCCGCCCATGGAGCGACGGACGGAGCGACCGATGCTGCGCGTTGA
- a CDS encoding aminotransferase class V-fold PLP-dependent enzyme: MDLDEARKLWHPEPGWLNTASYGLPAEPTWTALQEALAQWRVGRNAIELWNESAERSRAAFARLVGVPAGDVAIGSTVSQLLAPVAAALPPGARVVVPEVEFISNLFPWLAQAERGVEVRTVPLEKLVDAIDDGTDLVAFSLVQSADGRIAPYDEIVAAARAHGALVSVDATQGCGWLPFDARRADAVVVGAYKWLTAPRGVALGYLAPGLRDRMRPDAAGWFAGGDPNGSYYGPPLRLADDARRFDISPAWFCYVGAAPALELVAEIGVPAIRDHDVALANRFLDGLGRPPGESAIVTVDVPGAEEKLERAGVRAAVRAGRVRASFHVYSSEEDVDLALNALAG; the protein is encoded by the coding sequence ATGGATCTGGACGAGGCACGGAAGCTGTGGCATCCGGAGCCCGGTTGGCTGAACACGGCCAGTTACGGGCTGCCGGCCGAACCGACCTGGACGGCGCTCCAGGAGGCGCTGGCCCAGTGGCGGGTCGGACGCAATGCCATCGAGTTGTGGAACGAGTCGGCCGAACGGTCGCGGGCGGCGTTCGCCCGGCTGGTGGGCGTACCGGCCGGGGACGTGGCGATCGGGAGCACGGTGTCCCAGCTGTTGGCCCCGGTCGCTGCGGCGTTGCCGCCGGGGGCGCGGGTGGTGGTGCCGGAGGTCGAGTTCATCAGCAACCTCTTCCCCTGGCTGGCGCAGGCCGAGCGGGGTGTCGAGGTGCGGACGGTGCCGCTGGAGAAGCTTGTCGACGCCATCGACGACGGCACCGACCTGGTCGCGTTCAGCCTGGTGCAGTCCGCCGACGGCCGGATCGCCCCGTACGACGAGATCGTGGCCGCCGCCCGCGCGCACGGTGCACTGGTGTCGGTCGACGCCACCCAGGGCTGTGGCTGGCTGCCCTTCGACGCCCGCCGGGCCGACGCGGTGGTGGTCGGGGCGTACAAGTGGCTGACCGCCCCGCGCGGCGTGGCCCTCGGCTACCTGGCGCCGGGGTTGCGGGACCGGATGCGACCGGACGCCGCCGGCTGGTTCGCGGGCGGGGACCCGAACGGCTCCTACTACGGGCCGCCACTGCGTCTGGCCGACGACGCCCGGCGGTTCGACATCTCCCCGGCCTGGTTCTGCTATGTCGGCGCGGCCCCCGCGCTGGAACTCGTCGCCGAGATCGGGGTGCCGGCGATCCGGGACCACGACGTGGCCCTGGCCAACCGGTTCCTCGACGGTCTGGGGCGTCCGCCCGGGGAGAGCGCGATCGTCACGGTCGACGTCCCCGGGGCGGAGGAGAAGCTGGAGCGGGCCGGAGTACGGGCGGCGGTCCGCGCCGGACGGGTCCGGGCCTCCTTCCACGTCTACAGCTCCGAGGAGGACGTGGACCTCGCCCTGAACGCGCTTGCCGGCTGA
- the dnaE gene encoding DNA polymerase III subunit alpha, giving the protein MADSFAHLHVHTEYSMLDGAARLKDLFSEVARQGMPAVAMTDHGNMHGAHDFYKQAMAAGVTPILGIEAYVAPESRFHKQRVKWGRPEQKSDDVSGSGGYTHKTIWARNKTGLHNLFTLTSKAYTEGFFVKWPRMDTELIAAHAEGLMATTGCPSGEVQTRLRLGQDAQALEAAAKYQEIFGRENYFLELMDHGLDIEKRVRDGLLEIGKKLSIPPVVTNDSHYTHEAQAESHDVLLCVQTGSNIADPNRFKFGGSGYFIKSAEEMRGVDGSDMWLEGCRNTLLVAERVDPAGMFEFHNLMPRFPVPEGETEESWFRKETFKGLARRFPGGVPEGHVVQAEYELGVIIQMGFPSYFLVVADFIQWAKSQGIAVGPGRGSAAGSLVAYALGITDLDPIPHGLIFERFLNPERVSMPDVDIDFDERRRGEVIKYVTDKWGEDKVAQIATFGTIKAKAAIKDSARVLGYPYAVGDRITKAMPPAVMGKDIPLSGIFDPKHPRYAEAGEIRGLYESDPDVKKVIETAKGIEGLIRQTGVHAAGVIMSAEPIIEHIPLMRRDSDGVIITQFDYPTCESLGLLKMDFLGLRNLTIIDDAVKNIQLNHGKDLDLLGLELDDKAAYELLARGDTLGVFQLDGGPMRSLLRMMKPDNFEDISAVLALYRPGPMGVDSHTNYALRKNNLQEITPIHPQLEEPLREILAPTYGLIVYQEQVQRAAQILAGYSLGQADLLRRAMGKKKKEILDKEFIPFRDGCRERGYSDEAIQAVWDVLVPFAGYAFNKAHSAAYGLVSYWTAYLKAHYPAEYMAALLTSVGDDKDKMALYLSECRRMRIQVLPPDVNTSAGPFTPVGKEIRFGLGAVRNVGANVVASIMRCREEKSEYTDFYDFLSKVDAVVCNKKTIESLIKAGAFDALGHPRKGLLAVHAEAIDAYADVKRKEAVGQYDLFGAGFGDAETTSTTVMPVIGEGEWDKRDKLAFEREMLGLYVSDHPLFGLEHVLGAAADCTIAALSEEGSVPDGAVVTLAGILSGVQRRVTKQGRAWASATLEDLAGGVETLFFPNTYEVIGQYIAEDAIVVVKGRVDRRDDTPRIMAMDMQLPDITSNPDSKPVTLTIPAHRLTPPLAERLKETLVLHPGDAEVHVKLLRSSTIETWRFGLFRVAPTTALMGDLKSVLGPANVS; this is encoded by the coding sequence ATGGCCGACTCGTTCGCGCATCTGCACGTGCACACGGAGTACTCGATGCTCGACGGTGCGGCCCGGCTCAAGGACCTCTTCTCCGAGGTGGCGCGGCAGGGCATGCCGGCGGTGGCGATGACCGACCACGGCAACATGCACGGCGCGCACGACTTCTACAAGCAGGCGATGGCCGCCGGGGTCACCCCGATCCTGGGTATCGAGGCGTACGTGGCGCCGGAGTCGCGGTTCCACAAGCAGCGGGTGAAGTGGGGTCGGCCGGAGCAGAAGAGCGACGACGTCTCCGGTAGCGGTGGGTACACCCACAAGACGATCTGGGCGCGGAACAAGACCGGCCTGCACAACCTCTTCACGCTCACCTCGAAGGCGTACACCGAGGGGTTCTTCGTCAAGTGGCCGCGGATGGACACCGAGCTGATCGCCGCGCACGCCGAGGGCCTGATGGCCACCACCGGCTGCCCGTCGGGTGAGGTGCAGACCCGACTGCGGCTGGGTCAGGACGCCCAGGCCCTCGAGGCGGCGGCGAAGTACCAGGAGATCTTCGGCCGGGAGAACTACTTCCTGGAGCTGATGGACCACGGCCTGGACATCGAGAAGCGGGTCCGCGACGGGCTGCTGGAGATCGGCAAGAAGCTGAGCATCCCGCCGGTGGTCACCAACGACTCCCACTACACCCACGAGGCCCAGGCCGAGTCGCACGACGTGCTGCTCTGCGTGCAGACCGGCAGCAACATCGCCGACCCGAACCGGTTCAAGTTCGGCGGCAGCGGCTACTTCATCAAGTCCGCCGAGGAGATGCGCGGGGTCGACGGCTCGGACATGTGGCTGGAGGGCTGCCGGAACACCCTGCTGGTGGCCGAGAGGGTCGACCCGGCCGGGATGTTCGAGTTTCACAACCTGATGCCGCGCTTCCCGGTCCCGGAGGGGGAGACCGAGGAGTCCTGGTTCCGCAAGGAGACCTTCAAGGGGCTGGCCCGCCGTTTCCCGGGCGGCGTTCCGGAGGGGCACGTCGTCCAGGCCGAGTACGAGCTGGGCGTCATCATCCAGATGGGTTTCCCGTCGTACTTCCTCGTGGTCGCCGACTTCATCCAGTGGGCGAAGAGCCAGGGCATCGCGGTCGGACCGGGCCGTGGCTCGGCGGCCGGCTCGCTGGTCGCGTACGCGCTGGGCATCACCGACCTGGACCCGATCCCGCACGGCCTGATCTTCGAGCGGTTCCTCAACCCCGAGCGGGTCTCGATGCCGGATGTCGACATCGACTTCGACGAGCGTCGGCGCGGTGAGGTGATCAAGTACGTCACCGACAAGTGGGGCGAGGACAAGGTCGCCCAGATCGCCACCTTCGGCACGATCAAGGCGAAGGCCGCGATCAAGGACTCGGCCCGGGTGCTCGGCTACCCGTACGCGGTGGGCGACCGGATCACCAAGGCGATGCCCCCGGCGGTGATGGGCAAGGACATCCCGCTGTCCGGCATCTTCGACCCGAAGCACCCCCGGTACGCCGAGGCCGGCGAGATCCGGGGCCTGTACGAGTCCGACCCGGACGTCAAGAAGGTCATCGAAACGGCCAAGGGCATCGAGGGACTGATCCGGCAGACCGGTGTGCACGCCGCCGGCGTGATCATGTCGGCCGAGCCGATCATCGAGCACATCCCGCTGATGCGCCGGGACTCCGACGGGGTGATCATCACCCAGTTCGACTACCCGACGTGCGAGTCGCTCGGGCTGTTGAAGATGGACTTCCTCGGCCTGCGGAACCTGACGATCATCGACGACGCGGTCAAGAACATCCAGCTCAACCACGGCAAGGACCTCGACCTGCTGGGCCTGGAGCTGGACGACAAGGCCGCCTACGAGCTGCTCGCCCGGGGCGACACCCTGGGCGTGTTCCAGCTCGACGGCGGGCCGATGCGGTCGCTGCTGCGGATGATGAAGCCGGACAACTTCGAGGACATCTCCGCCGTCCTGGCGCTCTACCGGCCCGGCCCGATGGGCGTGGACTCGCACACCAACTACGCGCTGCGCAAGAACAACCTCCAGGAGATCACCCCGATCCACCCGCAGTTGGAGGAGCCGCTGCGGGAGATCCTCGCCCCCACCTACGGCCTGATCGTCTACCAGGAGCAGGTGCAGCGCGCCGCGCAGATCCTCGCTGGCTACAGCCTCGGCCAGGCCGACCTGCTCCGCCGGGCGATGGGCAAGAAGAAGAAGGAGATCCTCGACAAGGAGTTCATCCCGTTCCGGGACGGCTGCCGCGAGCGCGGCTACTCCGACGAGGCGATCCAGGCGGTGTGGGACGTGCTGGTCCCGTTCGCCGGCTACGCCTTCAACAAGGCGCACTCCGCCGCGTACGGGCTGGTGTCCTACTGGACGGCGTACCTCAAGGCGCACTACCCGGCCGAGTACATGGCCGCGCTGCTGACCTCCGTCGGCGACGACAAGGACAAGATGGCGCTCTACCTGTCCGAGTGTCGCCGGATGCGGATCCAGGTCCTGCCGCCGGACGTGAACACCTCGGCCGGACCGTTCACCCCGGTCGGCAAGGAGATCCGCTTCGGTCTCGGCGCGGTGCGCAACGTCGGCGCGAACGTGGTCGCCTCGATCATGCGCTGCCGGGAGGAGAAGAGCGAGTACACGGACTTCTACGACTTCCTGTCCAAGGTCGACGCGGTGGTCTGCAACAAGAAGACCATCGAATCGCTGATCAAGGCGGGAGCGTTCGACGCGCTGGGCCACCCCCGCAAGGGCCTGCTCGCCGTGCACGCGGAGGCGATCGACGCGTACGCCGACGTCAAGCGCAAGGAGGCGGTCGGTCAGTACGACCTCTTCGGGGCCGGGTTCGGGGACGCCGAGACCACCAGCACCACCGTGATGCCGGTGATCGGCGAGGGCGAGTGGGACAAGCGGGACAAGCTCGCCTTCGAGCGGGAGATGCTCGGTCTCTACGTCTCCGACCACCCGCTGTTCGGCCTGGAACACGTCCTCGGCGCGGCGGCGGACTGCACCATCGCGGCGCTGTCCGAGGAGGGCTCGGTGCCCGACGGCGCGGTGGTCACCCTCGCCGGCATCCTCTCCGGCGTCCAACGTCGGGTCACCAAACAGGGCCGGGCGTGGGCGTCGGCCACCCTGGAGGACCTGGCCGGTGGGGTGGAGACGCTGTTCTTCCCCAACACGTACGAGGTGATCGGCCAGTACATCGCCGAGGACGCGATCGTGGTGGTCAAGGGGCGGGTGGACCGCCGCGACGACACGCCACGGATCATGGCGATGGACATGCAACTGCCGGACATCACCAGCAACCCGGACAGCAAGCCGGTCACCCTGACCATCCCGGCGCACCGGTTGACGCCGCCCCTCGCGGAACGACTCAAGGAGACCCTGGTGCTGCACCCCGGGGACGCCGAGGTGCACGTCAAGCTCCTCCGGAGCAGCACGATCGAGACGTGGCGGTTCGGGCTGTTCCGGGTGGCGCCGACCACCGCGCTGATGGGTGACCTGAAGAGCGTGCTCGGCCCGGCAAACGTGAGCTGA
- a CDS encoding PadR family transcriptional regulator, with product MVSDEILRTHLQELRRGTVVVASLLALRRPDYGYALLQRLADHGFPVDANTLYPLLRRLEEQGLLTSEWNTEESRPRKFYRTSEEGKSLLGRLLDDLATVQTSLTGLIEGTK from the coding sequence ATGGTCAGCGACGAGATCCTGCGAACGCACCTCCAGGAGCTGCGTCGGGGCACGGTGGTGGTGGCGAGCCTGCTCGCCCTACGCCGCCCCGACTACGGCTACGCCCTGCTGCAACGCCTCGCCGACCACGGCTTCCCGGTCGACGCCAACACGCTCTATCCGCTGCTGCGGCGGCTCGAGGAGCAGGGGCTGCTGACCAGCGAGTGGAACACCGAGGAGAGCCGGCCGCGCAAGTTCTACCGGACCAGCGAGGAGGGCAAGTCGCTGCTGGGCCGGCTCCTCGACGACCTCGCCACCGTGCAGACCTCCCTCACCGGGCTGATCGAAGGAACCAAGTGA
- a CDS encoding permease prefix domain 1-containing protein, with protein sequence MTSLTDRYLAATLPAVPVARRAEIATELRASIDDMVEARTAGGQDTTTAEREVLTELGDPAQLAARYADRRLHLIGPTYFLAWERLLKRLLSFLPATVGVIMGALEAVDGNPGGAIGEGIVAALMVALHICFWVTLVFAVLERLNVPLDLPEWTVDRLPEERVDRQIPLTDTGASIGWLVLVIAYLPWQHYRSFVSDGAGGDVPILDPTLWSFWLPFLIAVLVATIGFEVVKYRVGRWTWPLVAVNVVLNLAFAVPVIWLLLTDRLFNPDVVQHVAWFSEGDNLDTVNAVVVAGTVLIVLWDVVDSVVKAYRHRR encoded by the coding sequence ATGACATCCCTGACCGACCGGTATCTCGCCGCCACCCTGCCCGCGGTGCCGGTCGCCCGGCGCGCGGAGATCGCCACCGAGCTGCGGGCCTCGATCGACGACATGGTCGAGGCCCGGACGGCGGGCGGGCAGGACACCACCACCGCCGAACGGGAGGTGCTCACCGAACTGGGCGACCCGGCACAGCTCGCCGCCCGCTACGCCGACCGCCGGTTGCACCTCATCGGCCCCACGTACTTCCTGGCCTGGGAACGGCTGCTGAAGCGACTGCTCAGCTTCCTGCCGGCGACGGTCGGGGTGATCATGGGCGCGCTCGAGGCCGTCGACGGCAACCCCGGCGGGGCGATCGGCGAGGGCATCGTCGCCGCCCTCATGGTCGCGCTGCACATCTGCTTCTGGGTCACCCTGGTCTTCGCGGTGCTGGAGCGTCTCAACGTTCCCCTGGACCTGCCGGAGTGGACCGTCGACCGGTTGCCGGAGGAGCGCGTCGACCGGCAGATCCCGCTGACCGACACCGGCGCGTCGATCGGCTGGCTCGTGCTCGTCATCGCGTACCTGCCGTGGCAGCACTACCGGTCCTTCGTCTCCGACGGCGCGGGCGGCGACGTGCCGATCCTCGACCCGACGCTGTGGAGCTTCTGGCTGCCGTTCCTGATCGCCGTACTGGTCGCCACCATCGGCTTCGAGGTCGTCAAGTACCGGGTCGGACGCTGGACCTGGCCGCTGGTCGCGGTGAACGTGGTGCTGAATCTGGCGTTCGCGGTGCCGGTGATCTGGCTGCTCCTGACCGACCGGCTGTTCAACCCCGACGTGGTGCAGCATGTCGCCTGGTTCAGCGAGGGCGACAACCTGGACACCGTCAACGCGGTCGTGGTCGCCGGCACCGTGCTGATCGTGCTCTGGGACGTCGTCGACAGCGTCGTCAAGGCGTACCGTCACCGCCGCTGA
- a CDS encoding nitroreductase family deazaflavin-dependent oxidoreductase: MPNHFNDAIIDEFRANGGRVGGPFAGSRLLLLTTTGARTGRPHTTPLGCLPDSGDRLLVVASAGGAPQHPAWYHNLRANPLVTVEDGVSTHQAEATVLTGAERDRTFARIVEVAPGYADYQAKTTRIIPVVTLTPVRT; the protein is encoded by the coding sequence ATGCCGAACCACTTCAACGACGCCATCATCGACGAGTTCCGGGCCAACGGCGGACGGGTCGGCGGGCCCTTCGCCGGCAGCCGGCTCCTGCTGCTGACCACCACGGGGGCCCGCACCGGACGGCCCCACACCACCCCGCTCGGGTGCCTGCCCGACAGCGGCGACCGGCTCCTGGTCGTCGCCTCGGCGGGCGGGGCGCCCCAGCACCCGGCCTGGTACCACAATCTTCGGGCGAATCCCCTGGTCACCGTCGAGGACGGGGTCTCCACCCACCAGGCCGAGGCGACCGTCCTCACCGGCGCGGAACGCGACCGGACCTTCGCCCGGATCGTCGAGGTCGCCCCGGGCTATGCCGACTACCAGGCGAAGACGACCCGGATCATCCCGGTGGTCACGCTGACGCCCGTCCGGACCTGA
- a CDS encoding class I SAM-dependent methyltransferase, whose protein sequence is MLSLSDIRTDWKIFRQTMRDSTLKEALVDSFEYIKIRFHEQRERFDERYGTETNGIVGLADIDGIGPHLEEASHYLPTRKQEFDRMMATVGEIDHREHVFVDLGCGKGRVVLLAAEKPYKRVVGVDFSPTFIAQAKENVERYTGPVATNEIELLAIDAVDFVVPPENLVVFLFSPFGPPVFDTVMRNLVASTRQRKQKITIVYYSPDYDDVVRAAGFTLVGQGKGDHWPWSIYSVGGE, encoded by the coding sequence GTGCTGAGCTTGTCCGACATCCGCACCGACTGGAAGATCTTCCGACAGACCATGCGGGACTCCACTCTCAAAGAGGCCCTCGTCGACAGCTTCGAGTACATCAAGATCCGATTCCACGAGCAGCGGGAACGCTTCGACGAGCGGTACGGCACCGAGACCAACGGCATCGTCGGGCTGGCCGACATCGACGGGATCGGACCGCACCTGGAGGAGGCCTCCCACTACCTGCCCACCCGCAAGCAGGAGTTCGACCGGATGATGGCGACGGTCGGCGAGATCGACCACCGGGAGCACGTCTTCGTCGACCTCGGCTGCGGCAAGGGCCGGGTCGTCCTGCTCGCGGCGGAGAAGCCGTACAAGCGGGTGGTCGGGGTGGACTTCTCCCCCACGTTCATCGCCCAGGCGAAGGAGAACGTGGAACGCTACACCGGACCGGTGGCGACCAATGAGATCGAACTGCTCGCCATCGACGCGGTGGACTTCGTCGTGCCCCCGGAGAACCTGGTCGTCTTCCTGTTCTCGCCGTTCGGGCCGCCCGTCTTCGACACCGTGATGCGGAACCTGGTGGCCTCGACCCGGCAGCGGAAGCAGAAGATCACCATCGTCTACTACTCGCCGGACTACGACGACGTGGTTCGGGCGGCCGGCTTCACGCTGGTCGGCCAGGGCAAGGGCGACCACTGGCCGTGGAGCATCTACTCCGTCGGCGGCGAGTGA